A window of Strix aluco isolate bStrAlu1 chromosome 2, bStrAlu1.hap1, whole genome shotgun sequence contains these coding sequences:
- the KLHL35 gene encoding kelch-like protein 35: MHRMMKEESSFRTSSLENVTRDPSKEKLHMKLCSGSCHAEQILQTLNSYRQSGIFTDVVLLIDGQEFPCHRATLSANSTYFRAMFGGDLKEGHQDIINIQKISASTMSLLLDYMYGGNIIIQEDNVEGILELSDLLQISKLRDACVTFLEGQLHPCNCLGIMKFADSFSITSLTEKSKRFMLECFVEVSCHEEFLEMDVKELVEYLSDEQLVVPKEEVVFEAVMRWVRHDVPARKGALKDLLEHVRLPLLDPTYFLEKVEMDGLIQDSKECIPLLHEARKYYILGNEVSSLRSRPRRFMELAEVIIVIGGCDKKGLLKLPFTDLYHPKSRQWTALSSVPGYTKSEFAACTLKNDVYISGGHISSNDVWVLSSQLNVWIKVACLQKGRWRHKMATLQGKIYAVGGFDGFYRLSSVECYDTFSNSWSTLAPLPQAVSSAAVVSCLNKLYVLGGAVDDTANTDKVQCYDPEDNKWTLLSPTPFYQRCISAVCLDNIIYVVGGLLSKIFSYDPRKDSWREVATLPGPLESCGLTVCGGKIYILGGRDENGEGTDKAFTFDPVTGNVEQQPPLQRCTSYHGCVTILQRMNR, from the exons ATGCATCGAATGATGAAAGAAGAATCAAGTTTCAGGACAAGCAGCCTGGAAAATGTGACGCGGGACCCAAGCAAAGAAAAGCTGCACATGAAGCTCTGCAGTGGGTCCTGCCACGCTGAGCAAATCCTCCAGACGCTGAACTCTTACCGGCAGAGCGGCATCTTCACAGATGTGGTGTTATTAATTGATGGACAAGAATTTCCCTGTCACCGTGCCACTTTGTCAGCCAACAGCACGTATTTCCGAGCCATGTTTGGTGGCGATCTCAAGGAAGGCCACCAGGATATCATTAATATCCAGAAGATATCTGCTTCCACTATGTCTCTCCTTCTTGATTATATGTATGGGGGGAACATCATCATTCAGGAGGACAACGTTGAAGGCATCTTGGAACTGTCTGACTTGCTGCAGATCTCCAAGCTCAGGGATGCTTGTGTCACCTTCCTCGAAGGTCAGCTTCACCCATGCAATTGTTTGGGCATCATGAAGTTTGCTGATTCATTTTCCATTACGTCTCTGACAGAAAAGAGCAAGAGGTTCATGCTGGAGTGTTTTGTGGAGGTGTCGTGTCATGAAGAGTTTCTGGAGATGGATGTGAAGGAGCTGGTTGAATATCTGTCTGATGAGCAGCTGGTGGTCCCCAAGGAGGAAGTGGTCTTTGAAGCGGTCATGCGCTGGGTACGGCATGACGTACCTGCCAGGAAGGGAGCCTTGAAAGATCTCCTTGAGCATGTGCGTCTGCCCCTGCTTGACCCCACCTACTTCCTGGAGAAGGTGGAAATGGATGGACTCATCCAGGACTCAAAGGAGTGCATTCCTCTACTGCATGAGGCCCGCAAGTACTACATCCTCGGGAACGAGGTCAGCTCTTTGCGATCAAGGCCCAGAAG GTTCATGGAGCTGGCAGAAGTCATCATCGTCATTGGGGGCTGTGATAAGAAAGGCCTTCTGAAGCTGCCCTTCACAGACCTCTACCACCCAAAAAGCAGGCAGTGGACAGCCCTCTCCAGCGTGCCTGGCTATACCAAGTCAGAGTTTGCTGCCTGCACACTGAAGAACGATGTGTACATATCAG GAGGACACATCAGCAGCAACGATGTTTGGGTGCTGAGCTCCCAGCTGAACGTCTGGATCAAGGTTGCTTGTCTGCAGAAGGGCCGATGGAGGCACAAAATGGCAACACTTCAGGGCAAG ATCTATGCTGTGGGAGGCTTCGATGGTTTTTACCGCCTCTCCAGTGTGGAGTGCTATGACACCTTCTCCAACAGCTGGTCAACCTTGGCCCCACTGCCGCAAGCCGTGAGCTCAGCGGCTGTGGTCTCCTGCCTGAACAAGCTCTACGTGCTGGGCGGTGCTGTGGATGACACCGCTAACACCGACAAG GTCCAGTGTTACGATCCAGAGGACAACAAGTGGACGCTCttgtctcccacccctttttaccagAGGTGCATCAGTGCCGTCTGCTTGGACAACATCATTTATGTCGTAGGTGGACTTCTCAGTAAAATCTTCAGCTACGATCCGAGGAAAGACAGCTGGCGAGAAGTGGCCACCCTCCCTGGGCCTCTG gaGAGCTGTGGCCTGACGGTGTGTGGAGGGAAGATTTACATCCTGGGTGGCCGAGACGAGAACGGGGAAGGCACGGACAAAGCGTTCACTTTCGACCCGGTAACAGGGAACGTGGAGCAGCAGCCGCCACTGCAGCGCTGTACCAGTTATCATGGCTGCGTGACCATCCTGCAGCGCATGAACAGATGA